In Rhodobacteraceae bacterium LMO-JJ12, a single window of DNA contains:
- the hslV gene encoding ATP-dependent protease subunit HslV has translation MAKQEFPGWHGTTIIGVKKDGKVVIAGDGQVSLGQTVIKGTARKVRRLSPGGYDVVAGFAGSTADAFTLLERLEAKLEATPGQLARASVELAKDWRTDKYLQKLEAMLIVTDGSELLVITGAGDVLEPEHDVTAIGSGGNYALAAARAMMDSDQDAETIARKAMAIASDICVYTNGNLTVETISK, from the coding sequence ATGGCAAAGCAAGAGTTCCCCGGTTGGCACGGCACCACGATCATCGGGGTGAAAAAGGATGGCAAAGTTGTGATCGCAGGCGATGGTCAGGTTTCGCTTGGTCAGACCGTGATCAAGGGCACCGCCCGCAAGGTGCGCAGGCTTTCCCCGGGTGGCTATGATGTTGTTGCCGGGTTTGCCGGATCAACCGCTGATGCCTTCACTCTGCTCGAACGGCTTGAAGCCAAGCTTGAAGCGACACCCGGTCAATTGGCGCGTGCCTCGGTCGAATTGGCCAAGGATTGGCGCACCGACAAATACCTGCAAAAGCTCGAAGCGATGCTGATCGTCACCGACGGCAGCGAGCTTCTGGTGATCACCGGTGCGGGCGACGTGCTTGAGCCCGAACATGATGTAACCGCAATCGGATCGGGCGGGAACTATGCGCTCGCCGCCGCGCGCGCAATGATGGACAGCGATCAAGACGCCGAGACAATTGCCCGCAAGGCCATGGCGATTGCATCAGATATCTGCGTTTACACAAAT
- the trxA gene encoding thioredoxin, giving the protein MATVAVTDDTFDAEVKNSDIPVVVDFWAEWCGPCKMIGPVLEELSEEMNGKVKIVKINVDENPNSPSQLGVRGIPALFIFKNGEVVANTAGARPKAQMQSWIEESI; this is encoded by the coding sequence ATGGCCACTGTTGCTGTCACCGACGATACCTTCGACGCCGAAGTGAAGAATTCCGATATCCCCGTAGTGGTCGATTTCTGGGCCGAATGGTGCGGTCCTTGCAAGATGATCGGCCCGGTTCTGGAAGAACTGTCCGAAGAAATGAACGGCAAGGTGAAGATCGTCAAAATCAATGTCGACGAAAACCCCAATTCACCCTCGCAACTGGGTGTTCGCGGTATCCCGGCCCTGTTCATCTTCAAAAACGGTGAAGTGGTTGCCAACACCGCTGGCGCACGGCCCAAGGCACAGATGCAAAGCTGGATCGAAGAGTCGATCTGA